A region of uncultured Desulfobacter sp. DNA encodes the following proteins:
- the nifB gene encoding nitrogenase cofactor biosynthesis protein NifB yields MNLDNHPCFNKKSCKDFGRVHLPVAPACNIQCNFCNRKFDCVNESRPGVTSSILSPDQAMAYLADVVAAKPNTSVVGIAGPGDPFANGDKTMETLTKVRAAYPEMLLCVATNGLNIHPYLDDLKAVNTTHVSITINTVDPAIGANIYSWVRNGKRSVGPLEGAKILLERQLAAVKGLKERNIMVKVNSILLPGINDHHMVKVAEKMGEMGVDIFNIMPYFPTKGSNFENMSEPPNDQVKELRKAAQVFVPQMTHCKRCRADAVGLLDDPLNQKLMDRLTYHATTPIPFPMAPKYCHEDPVADSCGTVPEPRPYVALATREGALINQHLGEAAELHIYDLNGETPGFVETRALPAPGAGNDRWLELGRTIKDCHTILVSGVGETPKKILLNMGFTIHEINGMIDLVLMALKKGESLNHLITRKQSACGGECRGTGTGCM; encoded by the coding sequence ATGAATTTAGATAACCATCCCTGTTTTAATAAAAAATCCTGCAAGGATTTCGGACGTGTCCACCTCCCGGTTGCGCCGGCCTGTAACATCCAGTGCAATTTCTGCAACAGAAAGTTTGATTGTGTAAATGAAAGCCGCCCCGGGGTCACATCCTCCATCCTGAGTCCGGACCAGGCCATGGCCTACCTGGCAGACGTGGTTGCAGCAAAGCCCAACACCAGCGTAGTGGGTATTGCAGGCCCGGGCGACCCCTTTGCCAACGGCGACAAAACCATGGAAACCCTGACAAAGGTGCGTGCCGCCTATCCGGAAATGCTGCTTTGTGTGGCCACCAACGGCCTGAATATTCATCCCTACCTGGATGACCTCAAAGCCGTCAATACCACCCATGTCAGCATCACCATCAATACCGTTGATCCTGCAATCGGCGCAAACATTTATTCCTGGGTCAGAAACGGCAAACGGTCCGTGGGCCCGCTTGAAGGCGCTAAAATCCTTCTGGAACGTCAGCTTGCCGCTGTTAAAGGGCTTAAAGAAAGAAATATCATGGTCAAGGTCAACTCCATTCTGCTTCCAGGAATCAATGACCATCATATGGTAAAGGTGGCAGAAAAAATGGGTGAAATGGGTGTGGATATTTTCAACATCATGCCCTACTTCCCCACCAAGGGTTCAAACTTTGAAAACATGTCCGAGCCCCCCAATGATCAGGTCAAAGAGCTCAGGAAAGCCGCCCAGGTTTTTGTCCCCCAGATGACTCATTGCAAACGCTGCAGAGCTGATGCTGTTGGTCTGCTGGACGATCCTTTGAACCAGAAACTCATGGATCGGCTGACATATCATGCCACGACACCCATTCCTTTCCCCATGGCCCCGAAGTATTGCCACGAGGATCCGGTTGCAGACAGCTGCGGAACCGTTCCGGAACCAAGACCGTATGTTGCCCTGGCCACACGGGAAGGTGCGTTGATCAACCAGCACCTGGGTGAGGCTGCGGAATTACACATTTACGACTTAAACGGAGAAACACCCGGTTTTGTGGAAACAAGGGCCTTACCCGCACCTGGCGCTGGAAATGACAGATGGCTGGAACTTGGCCGTACCATTAAGGATTGCCACACCATTCTTGTATCCGGAGTCGGAGAAACACCTAAAAAAATTCTGTTAAACATGGGATTCACCATCCATGAAATCAACGGCATGATTGATCTTGTACTTATGGCTCTTAAAAAAGGAGAGTCGTTAAATCACCTGATTACCCGGAAGCAGTCCGCCTGCGGCGGGGAGTGCAGAGGGACCGGAACCGGCTGCATGTAA
- a CDS encoding nitrogenase component 1, which translates to MSPNRPRKETPSYTPTQNACKLCTPLGATLVFQGIEGCVPLLHGSQGCSTYMRRYLISHFKEPVDIASSNFTEETAVFGGGANLKLAIENVARQYAPSMIGIATTCLSETIGDDVQLILNSMDNNIKGTALVHVSTPSYTGTHVDGFHGAVAAVVDRFNPVGKRVVYRPKKKKKINLFPGMLSNEDIRHLKTIFDDFHTPVTILPDYSERLEGPSWQEYQAIQKGGTPISAIEKMNVSIHSMELGSVLAQTAEKGAKTAGSILSKRFGIPCTHLPIPIGVKATDRFLETLSQISGKPVPERYRKEKWRLVDAYVDGNKYVSKKRALIYGEEDFVVSMAGFLAEVGIIPVLCASGGKSGAFKRALEDILPETLIDKVIIQDDMDFTCMEETAAAMPEDQRPEIIIGNSKGYAMARRLNIPLVRVGFPIHDRVGGSRILHIGYKGAQQLFDNIVNTILTTTQTESKIGYSYM; encoded by the coding sequence ATGAGCCCCAACAGACCCCGGAAAGAAACACCATCATATACCCCCACCCAGAATGCGTGCAAATTATGCACACCCCTTGGGGCCACCCTGGTGTTCCAGGGCATTGAAGGCTGTGTACCTCTGCTTCACGGCTCCCAGGGATGCTCCACATATATGCGGCGATACCTGATCTCCCATTTCAAGGAACCCGTGGATATTGCCTCATCCAACTTCACCGAAGAGACAGCTGTATTCGGCGGCGGTGCCAACCTGAAACTGGCCATTGAAAACGTGGCACGGCAGTATGCACCCTCCATGATCGGCATTGCCACCACATGTCTGTCCGAAACCATCGGCGATGATGTCCAGTTAATATTAAACAGCATGGACAACAATATTAAAGGTACGGCTCTGGTCCATGTATCCACCCCCTCTTACACCGGTACCCACGTTGACGGATTCCATGGTGCCGTAGCCGCCGTTGTGGACCGCTTCAACCCGGTCGGTAAAAGAGTTGTTTACCGGCCCAAGAAAAAGAAAAAAATTAATCTGTTCCCCGGCATGCTCTCCAACGAAGACATCCGGCATTTAAAAACTATTTTTGATGATTTCCACACGCCTGTCACCATTCTCCCCGACTATTCGGAGCGGTTGGAAGGACCGTCATGGCAGGAATATCAGGCTATCCAGAAGGGCGGTACCCCTATTTCCGCCATTGAAAAAATGAATGTATCCATCCACAGCATGGAGTTGGGGTCCGTACTGGCCCAGACTGCTGAAAAGGGTGCAAAAACTGCGGGATCAATCTTGAGCAAACGTTTTGGCATCCCCTGCACACACCTTCCCATCCCCATCGGGGTAAAGGCCACGGACCGTTTCCTGGAAACCCTGTCCCAAATTTCAGGCAAACCTGTTCCCGAACGATACAGAAAAGAAAAATGGCGGCTGGTGGATGCTTATGTGGACGGAAATAAATATGTATCCAAGAAACGGGCATTGATTTACGGAGAAGAAGATTTTGTGGTCTCCATGGCAGGCTTTCTTGCCGAAGTCGGTATTATCCCCGTGCTCTGCGCATCCGGAGGCAAAAGCGGGGCATTTAAAAGAGCCCTTGAAGATATTTTGCCCGAAACCCTTATTGATAAGGTTATCATCCAGGATGACATGGACTTCACCTGCATGGAAGAGACAGCTGCAGCCATGCCCGAAGACCAGCGGCCTGAAATCATTATCGGCAACTCCAAGGGGTATGCCATGGCCCGAAGACTCAATATTCCCCTGGTCAGGGTAGGATTCCCCATCCATGACCGGGTGGGCGGCTCACGCATACTGCACATTGGATACAAAGGCGCCCAGCAGTTATTTGACAATATTGTCAATACAATTCTCACGACAACACAGACCGAATCCAAAATCGGTTACTCATATATGTAA
- the nifE gene encoding nitrogenase iron-molybdenum cofactor biosynthesis protein NifE produces the protein MTSISVLKQREKQIYQKGKQPFEMECETKSLAGAVSQRACVFCGSRVVLYPIADALHLIHGPIGCASYTWDIRGAQSSGPELHRMSFSTDLSETDIIYGGEKKLKKALLELIEKYSPKAAFIYCTCIVGIIGDDVDAVCRQVEKETNIPVIPVHSEGFKGTKKDGYKAACDALYSLIERNKAPRVTIPNSINILGEFNIGGETWIIKKYYEAMGVKVVSVITGDGRVDEVMQARNAALNVVQCSGSVTHLAKKMQEEYGIPFIRVSYFGIEDTSDALYRVAVFFDQNPDMLKKTQELIKKEVQSIIPQLETMKKDLEGKKAAIYVGGAFKAFSMIKALKTLGMEVVLAGSQTGTKEDYEVLRQMCNDGTVILDDSNPLELAKYSVEKDADLFIGGVKERPIAYKMGIGFCDHNHERKIPLVGFEGMVNFAKEVHGTVTSPVWDLVPRRQNTAGKEGAI, from the coding sequence ATGACCTCCATATCGGTACTCAAACAGAGAGAAAAACAGATCTACCAGAAGGGTAAACAGCCCTTTGAGATGGAATGTGAAACAAAAAGTCTGGCCGGTGCAGTCAGCCAGCGGGCCTGTGTATTCTGCGGCTCCAGGGTGGTGCTTTATCCCATCGCCGACGCGTTGCACCTGATTCACGGCCCCATTGGATGCGCCTCCTATACCTGGGATATCAGGGGAGCACAATCTTCGGGCCCGGAGCTTCACCGGATGAGTTTTTCAACGGATCTGTCTGAGACCGATATTATCTACGGTGGAGAAAAAAAGCTTAAAAAAGCTTTGCTGGAGCTCATTGAAAAATATTCACCCAAAGCAGCTTTTATCTACTGCACGTGTATTGTGGGCATTATCGGTGATGACGTGGACGCGGTCTGCCGCCAGGTGGAAAAAGAGACCAACATCCCCGTCATCCCGGTCCACTCCGAAGGGTTTAAAGGAACCAAAAAAGACGGGTACAAGGCAGCCTGCGACGCCTTGTACAGCCTGATCGAAAGAAACAAAGCCCCCCGGGTCACCATCCCTAACTCCATCAATATCCTGGGCGAGTTCAATATTGGCGGAGAGACATGGATCATAAAAAAATATTATGAAGCCATGGGTGTCAAGGTGGTCTCCGTGATCACCGGAGATGGCCGGGTGGACGAGGTTATGCAGGCACGGAATGCCGCCCTGAACGTGGTCCAGTGTTCAGGGTCGGTGACCCACCTGGCTAAGAAAATGCAGGAAGAGTACGGCATCCCCTTTATCCGGGTCTCCTATTTCGGCATCGAAGATACCTCGGATGCCCTGTACCGGGTGGCTGTATTCTTTGACCAGAACCCTGACATGCTTAAAAAAACCCAGGAACTGATCAAAAAAGAAGTACAGAGCATTATCCCCCAGCTTGAAACCATGAAGAAAGATCTTGAAGGCAAAAAAGCAGCCATATACGTAGGCGGCGCCTTCAAGGCCTTCTCCATGATCAAGGCCCTGAAAACCCTTGGTATGGAAGTGGTCCTGGCCGGCTCCCAGACCGGTACCAAGGAAGATTACGAAGTGCTCAGACAGATGTGCAATGACGGTACCGTAATCCTGGACGATTCAAACCCTCTGGAGCTGGCCAAGTATTCTGTTGAAAAGGACGCTGACCTGTTTATCGGCGGCGTGAAGGAGCGGCCCATTGCCTATAAAATGGGTATCGGGTTCTGCGACCACAACCATGAACGAAAAATCCCCCTGGTTGGTTTCGAAGGCATGGTCAATTTTGCCAAGGAAGTGCACGGAACCGTTACAAGCCCGGTTTGGGACCTTGTACCAAGGCGGCAGAACACAGCAGGAAAGGAAGGTGCCATATGA
- a CDS encoding nitrogenase component 1 — MLLRHTPKEIKERKALTVNPAKTCQPIGAMYAALGIHGCLPHSHGSQGCCAYHRSALTRHYREPVMAATSSFTEGASVFGGQANLLQALLTMFTTYDPEIVAVHTTCLSETIGDDVNQIVKKAYKDRTIPEGKYVIHTSTPSYVGSHVTGFSNMVKSMVTQLSEKTGKSNGKFNIVPGYVEPSDMVEIKRIASMLGIESIMFPDTSGILNGPLTGKFHMYPKGGVTVKELKSTGDSVGSIGLGEWASADAVRTLDAQCKVPCTVQDLPIGLLATDRFVDALRTAAGVTVPDSITQERGQLLDVISDMQPILYGKKVALAGDPDQLIALTEFLVTIGMKPVHIVTGTPGKAFTQRIKEITARFGDEINVKNPGDMFLLHQWIKNEPVDLLICNTYGKYMARDEDIPFVRHGFPILDRVGHSYFPTVGYKGGLYLLEKILGVLMDRKDRDASEETFELVE; from the coding sequence ATGCTGCTTCGACATACACCAAAAGAGATTAAAGAAAGAAAAGCCTTGACCGTCAACCCGGCCAAGACCTGCCAGCCCATCGGCGCCATGTATGCCGCGTTAGGCATCCACGGCTGCCTGCCCCACAGCCATGGCTCCCAGGGCTGCTGCGCCTATCACAGGTCTGCGCTGACCCGTCATTACCGTGAACCCGTTATGGCTGCGACCTCATCCTTTACCGAAGGTGCATCTGTATTCGGTGGCCAGGCCAACCTGCTCCAGGCCCTTTTAACCATGTTCACCACCTATGATCCGGAGATTGTTGCGGTTCACACCACCTGTCTTTCGGAAACCATTGGCGACGACGTTAACCAGATTGTCAAGAAAGCCTATAAAGACCGCACAATCCCTGAAGGCAAATATGTAATCCATACATCAACACCTTCCTATGTCGGTTCCCATGTTACGGGGTTTTCCAATATGGTCAAATCCATGGTGACTCAGCTCTCCGAGAAGACCGGAAAATCCAATGGGAAATTCAATATTGTGCCCGGATATGTTGAACCGTCAGACATGGTCGAAATTAAACGGATCGCATCCATGCTGGGCATTGAGAGCATTATGTTTCCGGATACCTCCGGTATTCTGAACGGCCCGTTGACCGGCAAATTCCACATGTACCCCAAGGGCGGCGTCACCGTCAAAGAGCTGAAGAGCACCGGAGACAGTGTAGGCTCCATCGGTCTGGGCGAATGGGCCTCGGCAGATGCGGTCAGAACCCTTGACGCCCAGTGCAAGGTTCCCTGCACCGTACAGGATCTGCCCATCGGCCTTCTGGCCACAGACAGATTCGTAGATGCCCTGCGCACCGCAGCCGGCGTCACCGTACCCGACAGCATTACCCAGGAACGCGGACAGCTTCTGGATGTGATCTCAGACATGCAGCCCATCCTGTACGGCAAAAAGGTGGCCCTGGCCGGCGACCCGGATCAGCTCATCGCCCTGACAGAATTCCTGGTCACCATCGGCATGAAACCGGTTCACATCGTCACCGGCACCCCGGGCAAAGCCTTCACCCAGCGGATCAAAGAGATCACCGCCCGGTTCGGGGACGAGATCAACGTGAAAAACCCCGGTGACATGTTCCTTTTGCATCAGTGGATTAAAAACGAACCTGTGGATCTGCTCATCTGCAACACATACGGCAAATACATGGCCCGGGACGAGGACATCCCATTTGTACGGCACGGGTTCCCCATCCTGGACAGGGTCGGTCACTCATACTTCCCCACCGTGGGATACAAGGGCGGTCTGTACCTTTTGGAAAAAATCCTGGGCGTCCTGATGGATCGCAAGGATCGGGATGCATCCGAAGAGACTTTTGAACTGGTAGAGTAA
- the nifD gene encoding nitrogenase molybdenum-iron protein alpha chain translates to MTGERTHTVNPEDIKKEMLAKYPPKVARKRAKQITPVLDDDKEGLQVGANVRTVPGIITQRGCCYAGCKGVIMGPTRDIINLTHGPIGCGFYSWLTRRNQTRTPSDDAENFMTYCFSTDMQDEDIVFGGEKKLKAAIQEAYDIFKPKAISIFSTCPVGLIGDDVHAVAREMKEKLGINIFGFSCEGYKGVSQSAGHHIANNTIFTHVVGLDDTVMDAKFKINLLGEYNIGGDGFIIEELLNKCGIDLVSTFSGNSTVDQFANCHTADLNAVMCHRSINYVADMLEIKYGIPWIKVNFLGPKSTAASLRKIAAYFEDKELMDRVEEVIAEEMAPVEAKIAEIKPRCEGKTAMMFVGGSRAHHYQELFRDIGVEVLSAGYEFAHRDDYEGRHVIPDIKVDADSRNIEELEISPDETRYNPRKTEEQMKALEEKGYPFKEYEGMIPEMVKGSLIVDDISQHETDTLLKLYKPDIFCAGIKEKYAIQKHGIPMKQLHSYDSGGPYAVFKGAINWYEEIDRMLNANIWQYLKAPWQKTPELSATYAWE, encoded by the coding sequence ATGACAGGCGAACGCACCCACACCGTTAACCCGGAAGATATCAAAAAAGAAATGCTGGCAAAGTATCCGCCTAAAGTGGCCAGGAAACGTGCCAAACAGATCACACCGGTTTTAGACGATGACAAAGAAGGTCTCCAGGTAGGAGCCAACGTCAGAACCGTCCCGGGCATCATCACCCAGAGAGGCTGCTGCTATGCCGGCTGCAAGGGCGTTATCATGGGCCCGACCAGGGACATCATCAACCTGACCCACGGCCCCATCGGCTGCGGCTTCTATTCATGGCTGACCCGACGCAACCAGACCCGCACCCCGTCGGACGATGCGGAAAATTTCATGACCTACTGCTTTTCCACGGATATGCAGGACGAAGATATTGTTTTCGGCGGGGAAAAGAAACTTAAAGCTGCCATTCAGGAAGCCTATGACATTTTCAAACCCAAGGCCATATCCATATTCTCCACCTGCCCGGTGGGTCTGATCGGTGATGATGTCCATGCCGTGGCAAGGGAAATGAAAGAGAAACTGGGCATCAATATATTTGGCTTCTCCTGTGAAGGATACAAGGGTGTGAGCCAGTCCGCAGGCCATCACATTGCCAACAACACTATTTTTACCCATGTTGTGGGCCTGGATGACACGGTCATGGACGCCAAATTCAAAATAAATCTGCTGGGAGAGTACAACATCGGCGGTGACGGATTCATCATTGAAGAACTGTTGAACAAGTGTGGTATCGATCTTGTCTCCACATTCTCAGGCAACTCCACCGTTGACCAGTTCGCCAACTGCCACACAGCAGACCTCAATGCAGTTATGTGCCACAGATCCATCAACTATGTGGCTGACATGCTTGAGATAAAATATGGTATCCCCTGGATTAAAGTTAACTTCCTGGGACCCAAATCCACAGCCGCCAGTCTGCGCAAAATAGCCGCTTATTTTGAAGACAAGGAACTCATGGACCGGGTGGAAGAGGTTATTGCCGAGGAAATGGCTCCTGTTGAAGCCAAAATTGCAGAGATCAAGCCGCGTTGTGAGGGAAAAACAGCCATGATGTTTGTGGGTGGTTCCAGGGCCCATCACTACCAGGAACTGTTCAGGGATATCGGCGTAGAGGTGCTTTCTGCCGGATACGAGTTTGCCCACAGGGATGACTACGAAGGACGCCATGTCATTCCGGACATCAAAGTCGATGCGGACTCCAGAAATATTGAAGAGCTGGAAATTTCTCCGGATGAAACCCGGTACAACCCCAGAAAGACCGAAGAGCAGATGAAAGCCCTGGAAGAAAAAGGGTATCCGTTCAAAGAGTATGAGGGCATGATCCCGGAAATGGTCAAGGGCTCCCTGATCGTGGATGACATCAGCCAGCATGAAACAGACACCCTTCTCAAGTTATACAAACCGGACATCTTCTGTGCGGGTATCAAGGAAAAGTACGCGATCCAGAAGCACGGCATCCCCATGAAGCAGCTCCACTCCTATGATTCGGGTGGGCCGTATGCGGTCTTCAAAGGTGCAATCAATTGGTATGAAGAAATTGACCGCATGCTCAACGCCAATATCTGGCAGTACTTGAAAGCCCCATGGCAGAAGACACCGGAGTTGTCTGCCACATACGCCTGGGAATAA
- a CDS encoding P-II family nitrogen regulator, with amino-acid sequence MKEIMAIVRMNKINATKKALIEAGVSSMTALECLGRGKGLINMNLLKGAEEGHEEAIAQLGQGDRLYPKRAIFIVVPDQLVQKTVDTIIEANQTGKSGDGVIWVKPTEDSISVRTSEHGDAVLDEF; translated from the coding sequence ATGAAAGAGATCATGGCCATTGTCCGCATGAACAAGATCAATGCGACCAAAAAAGCCCTGATCGAAGCAGGCGTCTCTTCCATGACCGCCCTGGAGTGCCTGGGGCGCGGAAAAGGCCTGATAAACATGAATCTGCTCAAAGGTGCGGAAGAAGGTCATGAAGAAGCCATCGCTCAGCTGGGCCAAGGCGACCGCCTCTACCCCAAACGGGCCATATTTATAGTCGTACCGGACCAGCTGGTCCAAAAAACCGTGGACACCATTATTGAAGCCAATCAGACCGGAAAGTCAGGGGACGGGGTTATCTGGGTCAAGCCCACAGAAGACTCCATCTCCGTGAGGACATCAGAACACGGAGATGCCGTTCTTGACGAATTTTAA
- a CDS encoding P-II family nitrogen regulator, with product MKVMIKSIVRPEKVNAVMAALMEAGYPAVTRMSVAGRGKQRGIKIGEITYDEIPKEMLITVIDEKDRDFVLRTILATAKTGEKGAFGDGKIFISPITESYTISTGIKDGETVTDKEVAS from the coding sequence ATGAAAGTAATGATTAAATCCATCGTCCGCCCTGAAAAAGTTAACGCAGTAATGGCTGCCCTTATGGAAGCCGGATACCCGGCTGTCACCCGGATGAGTGTTGCAGGACGTGGAAAGCAGCGGGGCATTAAAATTGGTGAAATCACCTATGATGAAATCCCCAAAGAGATGCTGATAACAGTTATCGATGAAAAAGACCGTGATTTTGTTCTGAGAACCATCCTGGCCACTGCAAAGACCGGTGAAAAAGGCGCCTTCGGTGACGGCAAAATTTTCATCTCGCCCATAACCGAATCTTACACCATCAGTACAGGTATTAAGGACGGAGAAACCGTAACAGACAAAGAGGTGGCATCATGA
- the nifH gene encoding nitrogenase iron protein gives MRKVAIYGKGGIGKSTTTQNTVAGLVEAGKKIMIVGCDPKSDSTRLMLNGLAQKTVLDTLREEGEDVELADVRKEGYGGVLCTESGGPEPGVGCAGRGIITSINLLEQLGAYDEAQNLDYVFYDVLGDVVCGGFAMPIREGKAQEIYIVVSGEMMAMYAANNICKGIVKFAQSGGVRLGGLICNSRKVDNELEMIEQLALRLGTQMIHFVPRDNMVQKAEINRKTVIDFAPEHPQADEYRQLARKIDENELFVIPTPLEIEELEDLLIKYGIAS, from the coding sequence ATGAGAAAAGTAGCAATCTACGGAAAAGGCGGTATCGGAAAATCTACCACAACCCAGAATACAGTTGCAGGGCTGGTCGAAGCCGGCAAAAAAATCATGATTGTGGGATGTGACCCCAAATCTGACTCCACAAGACTGATGCTCAACGGCCTGGCCCAGAAAACAGTTCTGGATACCTTAAGAGAAGAAGGTGAAGATGTTGAACTGGCTGACGTAAGAAAAGAAGGATACGGCGGGGTTCTGTGTACAGAATCAGGCGGACCGGAACCAGGTGTTGGCTGTGCCGGCCGCGGCATCATCACCTCCATCAACCTGCTGGAACAGCTGGGCGCCTATGACGAAGCACAGAATCTGGATTATGTATTTTATGATGTTCTGGGCGACGTTGTTTGCGGCGGGTTTGCCATGCCCATCCGTGAAGGCAAGGCACAGGAAATCTATATCGTGGTATCCGGCGAGATGATGGCCATGTACGCAGCCAACAACATCTGCAAAGGTATCGTTAAATTTGCCCAGTCCGGCGGTGTTCGCCTCGGAGGCCTGATCTGCAACTCACGTAAAGTAGACAACGAGCTGGAAATGATTGAGCAGCTGGCATTAAGACTGGGCACCCAGATGATCCACTTTGTTCCCCGGGATAACATGGTCCAGAAGGCTGAAATCAACAGAAAGACCGTTATCGACTTTGCACCCGAACACCCCCAGGCAGATGAATACCGGCAGCTGGCCAGAAAAATTGATGAGAATGAACTGTTTGTCATCCCGACTCCCCTTGAGATCGAAGAACTGGAAGACCTGCTTATTAAATACGGGATCGCGTCTTAA
- a CDS encoding GNAT family N-acetyltransferase: protein MDIIIREARPADIDQMLPLLAQLFAIEQDFKFIPEIQTRGLRLMLDGCGKHRSVKIAVVNDTIVGMCTAQTRISTAQGNISAVVEDLVVDSEHRNKGIGTLLLSGIEEWAANKGIRSIALLADKENHRGLDFYNKKEWKTTALICLTKSLD, encoded by the coding sequence ATGGATATCATCATTAGAGAAGCACGCCCTGCCGATATTGACCAGATGCTGCCCCTTTTGGCCCAGCTGTTTGCAATAGAACAAGATTTTAAATTTATACCGGAAATCCAGACCCGGGGGCTACGATTGATGCTGGATGGCTGTGGAAAGCACAGATCTGTAAAAATAGCCGTGGTGAATGACACAATTGTCGGAATGTGTACGGCCCAGACCCGAATTTCAACAGCCCAGGGTAATATCAGTGCGGTGGTGGAGGACCTGGTTGTGGACAGTGAGCACAGAAACAAAGGCATAGGCACCCTCTTACTGTCAGGCATCGAAGAGTGGGCAGCAAACAAAGGGATAAGATCCATCGCCCTTCTTGCAGACAAAGAGAACCACAGAGGTCTTGATTTTTATAATAAAAAAGAGTGGAAAACCACCGCATTAATCTGCCTGACAAAATCCTTGGATTAA
- a CDS encoding Nif11-like leader peptide family natural product precursor gives MSKENVQALLDKGADDRKFRVKYDNCFSEEKFAAMAKEDGFEFTVEELLEVLRLNGDTFDSYGNPPKKGIWV, from the coding sequence ATGTCAAAAGAAAACGTTCAGGCCCTTTTAGATAAAGGTGCGGATGACCGCAAATTTCGTGTAAAGTATGATAACTGCTTTTCGGAAGAAAAATTTGCTGCCATGGCAAAAGAAGATGGATTTGAGTTTACCGTAGAAGAACTGCTGGAGGTGTTGCGGTTAAACGGGGACACTTTCGATTCATATGGTAACCCGCCGAAAAAAGGGATCTGGGTTTAA
- a CDS encoding cytidylate kinase family protein, whose translation MSVITFFGREYTGKAQLAQKAADALGYNVLYDQDIIDAAAGKYNLNKSSIENSIFKDPPFADRYTPAKAGCIAAVKSVLADKIKQGPVIVSGFLGKLIPSELGLHILVTAPEDFRIRKIQRDTDNATKKDLDRSDEAFLRWSLYLRSAESRRPLDCDGVVNVTTTGQADLIELISKAARKKKEAMTPQEFALAAEVSILMAKKGYPVSVAARNDQVDLVVHKPVLMFSRYGKKLASLVQSVNGVNKVNTRTGRLFYRPDILPGSNYFSTPTPAPIKKQYEQLYSSVTERRPAFLNRLTIDARLVSGRA comes from the coding sequence ATGAGTGTCATCACATTTTTTGGAAGAGAATACACAGGCAAAGCACAACTGGCACAAAAAGCGGCAGATGCCCTGGGCTATAATGTTTTATACGACCAGGACATCATTGATGCGGCAGCCGGCAAATACAATCTAAACAAGAGCAGCATCGAAAACAGCATCTTTAAAGATCCTCCTTTTGCAGACCGGTACACCCCGGCAAAAGCCGGATGCATTGCAGCAGTAAAATCCGTACTGGCTGACAAAATCAAACAGGGACCTGTTATTGTCAGTGGTTTTTTAGGCAAATTGATTCCGTCGGAACTCGGGCTGCACATCCTGGTCACAGCCCCGGAGGATTTCAGAATCCGGAAAATCCAGCGTGACACAGACAATGCCACAAAAAAGGATCTGGATCGCAGCGACGAAGCATTTTTACGCTGGTCCCTTTACCTGCGTTCAGCTGAAAGCCGCAGGCCACTGGATTGCGACGGGGTTGTAAATGTCACCACCACCGGGCAAGCCGACCTGATTGAACTGATTTCCAAGGCCGCGCGGAAGAAAAAAGAAGCGATGACCCCTCAGGAGTTTGCCCTGGCCGCTGAAGTATCAATCCTCATGGCGAAAAAAGGATACCCCGTCTCTGTGGCCGCACGGAATGACCAGGTGGATCTTGTGGTTCATAAACCTGTGCTGATGTTTTCCAGGTACGGTAAAAAACTGGCAAGCCTTGTCCAGTCCGTTAACGGAGTAAACAAAGTCAATACCCGGACCGGCAGACTGTTTTACAGGCCCGATATCCTTCCGGGAAGCAATTACTTCTCAACACCGACCCCTGCGCCAATCAAAAAACAATATGAACAGCTTTACTCAAGTGTGACGGAACGTCGTCCGGCCTTCTTAAACCGCCTAACCATAGATGCCCGCCTTGTTTCCGGCCGGGCCTGA